CTTATCCTCTGGGGAAGACTCCCAACTGCTTCCCATTTATCCAGCAGACGACTTATCCTCTGTGGAAGACTCCCAACTGCCTCCCATTTATCCAACAGACAAGTTCTCCCTAATGGAAATTGTCAATTCTGCCCAACAACCCAAGAAGACATGGAACACTTGTTTCTGCATTGCCCTAGAGCTACTGAGTTTTGGAATAGTATTGAGTTTAAGCCCAAGTTTAATCATCTCCATTCTGATTTTGAAAAGTGGTTTTTAGATAATCTGCAAGATAATGACAATATCATGATTTTGAACACCTCATCCCAAACTGTGTTTGCTTTTTGCCTTTGGAGAATATGGAATAGAAGAAATTTGTGGATTTttcaaaacgaaaataaaactATTGGCCCTTGGTGCCACCAAACTATATGGTTAGCTAAAGAGCATGGAAATATAGAGAGTAAGGGAACACAACAGATTAAGCCAATGCATTTGGATTCGCCCCACCTTTTCCAAGTATTTTGTGAAATGCGATGCCTCTTTCTGTTCCTCCACTCTCCTTGCCTCTTATGCAGTTATTTGCAGGAATGAAGAACACATATTCATGGCTGGGATAGCTGGAACCTTCACCACAACGTCAACCATTGCAGCAGAATCTCAGTCCATTCTCATAGCCAGTTCTTGGATCATGAACAACAACTGGCAGAATGTTACCATCTTTTCAGATTGCAAATCAGCAGTAGAACACATTAGCAATGATCAACCACCTATCTCTTGGCTTTCTAACCTGTATGGTAAATGTAGGGAGTTGCAAAGAACCCACGGGAGCCTTTGGGTGAAATTCAGAAGAAAGGAGCATCTTATGAAAGTGGACTACGTGGCAAAGAAGGCCAAGGACCGGCTGAGTCTGTTGGATCAAGGCATTGACTTAACCccccccaccccaccccaccccaccccatGTTTAGCTAGTGATATCTCAGCAAACAATGATACTAATTTTTTGGAAGCATGCTTACTTCGTAGTAATTGGGCGATATGTGCCTGCATTTTGACCTCCACAAGGAGTGGAGTTAGTTGAACAAACTTGTTTATGTATGCGTACAATttaagtaattaattcagtcattttcaacaaaaaaaaaaaaaaaaggcattCAGCTCCACAGTACACTCAAGAGTTAAATTCACAGGAGCTCTCGTGACCTCCTTTACAGAAAGACCGAAATCCATAAGGTGACTTCagtaaaaacaaaagaaatgaggGACCGAAACAAATATAATCACCAGAAGTAGAGCAAAAAAGTTGTATGGGCAAATGGAATTATGAACATTATACAAGATCTAGTTTGACTCCCATAATGTAATATTGTAATCTCTATACAGTTGTGTTCTGAAGTATATAAATTATGTATCTCCATGTTAATATCATACAAATGAATCTACAGGAAGTAAGTCTTTCTTTGGAGAAGGGATCCAGTATCCGAAACACCTCGTCAGAAGAAACACAATTCACATATACACGACCATTTTGAGAGATTTGTGCATGCAGATTATGAGATGACAAAAACTCTAAGCTCGCCTCTGTCACCTCTAGTGATACGGGTGTCTGCATCCATATACGTCACCTCAAAATCACCACTTCCAGGATTTGATGAAGGCCTGAATGCTTCTGGGATCTGAGGGACTTCAAATGGAGGTAGCTGCGACAAGTTTCCAGTCGTCTTCACTGTTGTTTTTTCAAACACGATCTTAACCGTGGCAGATCCTAATATCATGAATAAAACGAATGTGTTTGTAAGGATATTTAGCTTCTACACATGTTAAGAGAATCAAACCTATTAAATGATACTTTTTTAGAGGGACTAACCTATGATCTCAAATTTGTGTGCTAATGTAGCAGTCACTTCAACAGGTGGTAAGGGCCATGGAGCGCCTAATTCAATCTCTACAATGTTGTCGAAATCTTTGCTAAAAACATCGATTCGTTGATACACCTGTTTTGGACAACAAATGGTCAATGCACAACAACATCAGCAAATTTTTGACTCCAAGTACAACTGTACAAGTCAGAGACTATtttgttcaacttatttcagacaaaataagttcacacaagttcagataagttcagataatataagtttagaaaaataatttttttcaaacattttttactcacaaataaatttaattcagacaaaataagttatttttttccatataaaataagttcaaatactaTAAGGTCAGACAAAATAGGTCGAATAGCCTATTACTCATTTAATACTCACTCGATCAGTAAATACTATGTCACATTACATTGTGGGTGAGTGAATTAAAGTTCCATAAACGTTTTTCAATGTCTAAAGTTACACATCAATATCTCTACCATATCAATGTCGGCTATTTCGCCTTTCTTTGAAATTCTTAGTTAGGTGTATCATTAAGGAATACTTCGTAGTCCGTATTATAGAAAATTTTAACAAGTTTAGAATGAATGTGGTCTGTCATTTAGAGCACCAATTAGATGGTAATTAGAAGATCAAAAGTGACAATCAGAAGATCTTCGGTGAAGCATTGAACACAATCATCATTGGGTGATCAGCTCTTTCAATCAACTAGAGggaatatttttattataaaatgAAAGTATGAATGGCAGACCTGGCCAAGAGTTATTGGCAGAAGCCTTCCTATGGGAGGTCCGGGGCGGCTTCCTCCCAACGTGCGAGATGAAAAGGCACTGCTGTATATCAATTTCCATCTTCCTTGGAGTTTATCGAGATCATATGAGAGGTCTACAGGCCCACCAGCAGCTTCAAGCTCTCGTGCAACATCATCTGCCAACCTTAGATCGTCTACATTCGCCGCTAGACCTCTGTTTAGCCCAGAGACAACACTCTGTAGTAAATCATTCAATATTGAATTGGAAATTAAGCACAGCTATAATGATataattaaaacttaaaagaaaTTTCCTAAATCAGGTACATGCTACTGATAGTAGTGAGTAGTGACAACAACCTTGCTGCACTGGATCTATCAGGTGAAAATGCAGAGAAAGGAGGGAAGGAAAGATGAaaataaagcaataaactaTAAATCATACttcaatataaaaaataaatttcttgAGGTTGGTTCACTTTACCAGCAGTCTATCAACCAAGACCATATCTCTCAATTCCAAACGGGGAAGGTCATATCCAGTTTGTCTCTTCTATAGATTTGCTTCTatattttgaaattgtattaccAATGTGTTCAAACTTCAAAGATCTTTTATTAAAATACTCAAGCACTGGTGCAATTTCAACTTAGGATTTCAGTCACATGGTTTCACATTTCACTACTCTTAGTTTCTTGTGTTTTCCCACATCAATCACAACATCTATCTTCCACCCCTCAACGTGTTTGCTTCAACTATTTAGAAGCCTCACTCCCCATCGACGTATGCACCATGGGACCAAACAGTTTAAGTCTAAAAATGTAAAGAAACCAGATTAGCATATAAACAGGCTCGAAAAGTCGTACAATCACCACTCAATGCTGGTACGTGATAACAAAGCCAAGCTGCAAATAACATCAGGGATAAGTTTAAAACTTGTTCATCACATCACATACATGGACCAGACATGACACAACAGAAGGATAGTAAAGTTCCCCAGAATATTTCAGATGCTTGCAAAATGACAACCCATTGAAGAGTTGCATTAAAAGAGTATTGCCATAGTGGTTCAAGCAGCAAGTTGTCTTGGCTGTTGAGATGTAAGAGTGTCATGTTGGTAAGCATAGGCTGTGGCTATGGGCAAGGGGTGCGGAGGTAGATGGAACTAACAGGTGATTGCCATATTGGCATGGTGAAACTATGCATGCAGGCCAAGGCATAAATGATACATATTTGAC
This genomic stretch from Spinacia oleracea cultivar Varoflay chromosome 3, BTI_SOV_V1, whole genome shotgun sequence harbors:
- the LOC110787363 gene encoding plastid-lipid-associated protein 6, chloroplastic, whose product is MATLLLSPVHPQPRLSLSSSSLSTSSPLVSREFQSFDGKFQSSQLSYTQKGRTLSPKLQVSVTDYPPTPPPLPSSEFKDLVSSLKIKLLSVVSGLNRGLAANVDDLRLADDVARELEAAGGPVDLSYDLDKLQGRWKLIYSSAFSSRTLGGSRPGPPIGRLLPITLGQVYQRIDVFSKDFDNIVEIELGAPWPLPPVEVTATLAHKFEIIGSATVKIVFEKTTVKTTGNLSQLPPFEVPQIPEAFRPSSNPGSGDFEVTYMDADTRITRGDRGELRVFVIS